A genomic region of Echeneis naucrates chromosome 24, fEcheNa1.1, whole genome shotgun sequence contains the following coding sequences:
- the atp5mj gene encoding ATP synthase F(0) complex subunit j, mitochondrial produces the protein MAGRMFANWWSKMSPYYTKAYQEMWVGIGIMTYLYYKVSYGGSKKAVTNKPAH, from the exons ATGGCTGGACGTATGTTTGCAAATTGGTGGTCCAAGATGTCCCCTTACTACACAAAAGCATACCAAGAGATGTGGGTTGGTATCGGCATTATGACATACCTGTACTACAAGGTTTCCTACGGGG GAAGCAAGAAGGCGGTAACAAACA agccTGCTCACTGA